The Gemmatimonadaceae bacterium genomic interval CTGCTCGATACCGTGTTGACAGCGGCCATTCTCGACGTTACGGAACACTCGCGAGACATCCTGTGGCTCGGAATGCCCCGTACCGCATGTATGTCGCCATTCATAGGATTTGAGGGCACGACGTGCCCTCAGCTGCACGCGCGCTCGGCGGCGTGTGACGTCGTGTCCTACGGCCGGCACCGGTGCTCGCGCAGCGCCCGCGATCCGCTATGGAGCGTCGCGCTGTTGATCGCGCCCTCGCGCACGATGCTGCTTGTTCGAGTCGCGGTCGTGCGCCCGCGCTATCCGCGCAGCGCGCGGCGAAGGTCCTCGGCAGGCGCCGGCAACCCGAAAAGAGTGCTTCGACGCTCCTCGGTACGACGCTTGGCCCGGGTGAGAAAGCGCTCGTAAATGTCCGGAGCAAACTGGTCGAACGTCAACGACCGCGATGCGTCGAGTCCGCGCCATACATCGCGCACACGCGAGTCGGCTAAGCGCTCCCCTAACGTGGCGTAGCGCCAGACATCCACCGACGACGCCGCCGCACTGGATCGCTCGAGCCACGTCACCATCCGACGATTGCACTCGCGCGCGCTTTGCGCGGCCCGCGCCACTTCTCCAAGGAGACCGCCCCAGACGCGGGCGAGCGGGTCATGCTCGTTCGCGTCCTGCGCGCGCAGGCCGGTGATCGTCAGTGCGCGCGCGATGGCGACCGGTGTCCCAGCGGCGAGCCATGCGTCGCAGAGGTCGTCCAGTTGCTGGTCCGCGCCGGCCGCCTCGGCGGCGCGGAGTACCTCTTCCAGCTCCGCATCGGTCATGCAGCGAACGAATAAAGAGTTCTGCAACGCACGGAGCGCGGGCGCCTCTGCGAAGCATGCGCGCAACGTAACGTCAACCCCGTCGATGGTTACTCGCCGGAGCGGCTGCTCGCCCAGCGCACGCGTGAGCAGCGCCACCGCAAGCGCTGGCTCCATCGGCGCGAGGGCGCCCGCCAGTGTCGCGACGAAGGGCGCCAAGTGCATCCACGCAAGCGTGGATCCCTCCTCCATCATGGCCTTACACCACGCTCGAACCGTCTCCGGGTGCCGCTGCACAAATCCGCCGAGCGCCGTCGCCCGCGGGAACTCGAGGAGTCGACGTTCCGCATCCTGCCAATCCGAGACGCCGCCGCCGATGATCACGCCGCTGTGCACTGCGGCGGCGTCGGTAGAGGTTGGACTATGGCGCGCGAGGAGCGCATGCATGGCGCAGTCGAACGCCGACACGCCAGGTGCCCCGAACGCATACGACGCCATCGGCAGCACGTCGACACGGAGCAGCGCGAGCGTGTTGACGGTCGGATTGCGATGCACGGCCGCGGCGACGGCGTTGATGAGACGGTCATCATTGGGGTGGCGATAGATTAGCCCGTGTGGGTCCGCAGCACGCTGCAGCAACGCCGCATCGACGGCCGGATCGGCAGCGGCACGGCTCGCATGTGCAGCCATCGCCACGGTCTCAACATCATCGGCCGCGAGATCGGCGACGAGACGCGCGCGGCTCACGGGGCTCACGACGAATGGGCGAGCGCCCGCCGCGAAGAGCGTCCATCGTCGGTGTGCCGCGGAGCCATGCTGCAGAAAGTGGTCGAGGACCGCGGAGGGCAGCGGCTGCGAAAAGGACAACAACGCCGTAAAGAGCGGAAAGTTGTCCGGAAGTGCGTGCAACAGCGCCAGTTGTTCGCCCCCTTCCTGGTGGAGCATTCCCACGCTGGTGAACTGCGCGAGCACAAAGTTGCGACTGCGGCCGTCAGCGTCGCCCTCGAAGTGAACGGCGCCTGCGTGCAGTTGCTGGAGCGTGTCCCGCAGCGCGGCGGCCGTCACAGCGTCGATGAGCGGGGCCAGCCACGGGAGCTGGAAGGCGAGATAGTACAAGCCAGTGCCATCGCGGTCCCGAGCGCTGCGCAGGATCGCGCGCAGCACATCGACGAGCCGGTCGGGCGCGAATCGCGCGAGCACCGGCACGGCATCCTCAAGCCGCTGGTCCTCCTGCGTGACTTGACCATACGCCCACAGATCGCGCTCTGGCAGCCGCGCGATCTCTTCCGCGAGCTCTTCCACGCCCAGACCTGCCTCGGCGTGCGGGTCCATCGGATCTGCATTGGTGGCGCGCGCGGCGGAGCGCGCCAGTCGGCGCTCCGCATCGGGGTCGATTCGCTCGGCCCACTGGGTGCTGGTCGCGTCGCTGAGCGTGCGAAGCAGCCACGTAAACACGCGGCGCACGGGTTCGGACGCGCGGGTGTCGTCGGAGATGACTGCTCGGATCTCGTTGACAATGGCGACCGCACAGGCTGCGGGATCGCATTCGTTGAGCAGCAGTAACCACCGCACGTCGTCCACGGCGCTATAGCGATCCGCGCCCACCAGGTCGGCGAGGGCCCAACTCACAAAGGCTGGGGCGAGCGGCGCCAACGGACGATGGGAAAGCAGCATGACTGCTGCGCGGTGAAGAAACGCCGCATCGGCAGCATGGACGGGGACAGTCCGCGTCGTCACGTGCACCCGTTCGCTCATCGTGAGCAGTGTGGTCCCGCGCGGTACCTCTCCCCACGCGCTCACGTCCGACCACCGCGCGAGCCACTGCGGCACGCGGGCGTCGATTGCCGCACGGACGCGCGGGGAGTCCTGCACGGCGAGTATTGCGCGGAGAAGTGCGTGCCGATCCGACAGGGTCCACCGGTCGGTCGAAGTCTCGTCCTCGAGCACGTCCCAAAAGTGGTCTGGATCAACCGGGACGTACGAGGCCAGCATGCCGATGGCGGCCCGGCCGGTATTCTGCAGCGTCGGCCACGCCCGCACGAGTGCGCGTCGGGCGCTCGTCGGATACCCGCGCTCGAGACAGGCAAGTCCGATAGCCGCCGCCAGGATGTCACCAACCTCATCAAACCCGTGGATAGGCGCGAGTGCCGTGTCGATAGCTTCGTCGAGGGAAGCGGCGGACGCACTCGGCGCGGCGGCCGCCTCACGCACGTCGCGCATCAGCAGCAACCCCAGGGCGAAGGGTAACGCATCCGCGCGGAATCGATACGCGTTCCGCCGTTCGAGATCCGGGACCAAGAACCGCCCTTCCGCAATCTCAAACACATCGTCGCGTACCCGCTCGATGCCCGCGCGCGCCGCTAAGCCGCTGTGTGTCGCCCACGCATCTAACGAGAAGGGCACCGCGTCAGTGCGCCACGCCCTCGCATGGGAGGCGAGCAAGTCCGCGAAGTCGGCGTCGCTATGGGCCAGCAACCCGCCGCGCTCGTGCTCGCGCTGCTGCCAGTACTCGAGGAGGAGCCGTTCCCGGGTGAGCTCCGAAGGATCAAGCGCCAAACGGTCGAGGAGTCGGAGGGCCACAGCCGCGACGCGCGGCGTGCGCAGGAAGGCGCGCAACGGACCGGAGATCTGCTCCCGGTCCACGCGGGCGTTCGCCAACAGCTCGTCGAGCTCCGTGTCCGTGAACTCGGGCACCTCGACCTCATGCACGGTAATGTCGTCACCCAGTCGCCGCCGCACGTCCGCCCAGTACGTCGGCCGCGCCGTGACGACAAGCACGCCGCCGAGCGCGCGTGCCGCATCCGCATAGGCGGGAACGAGATCGGCCCACGGCACGAACGGATGTTCGTTAAGCCCATCCAACACGATGAGGAAGCGCGGCACCGGCGACGGCCCGCGCGTCGCCCACCGATGGAGCCGCCGATACCACTGCTCGATGCGCGTCGGATCGTCGCGCGCTTCCTGTTCCGCCAGCAGGCGCGCCAGTGCGCGAAGGGGATGCGCCGGCCCCACCTCGGCGACGACATGGGCGCGGCGGCCAGCGATGAAAATCAGGATGGGGGCCGTCTCTTGCTGCGCCCACCAACGCAACATGAGCCACGACTTCCCCGTCCCCTCATCACCCACGATGACGACCACCGTCGGCGACGTGTCCGTGCTGGTGTCGATGCCGCCGCCAACAGCGGTGAGGTTCTGGGCGGCAACGCCGGCGGCCGCCGCGTGTGCGACAGCATTCTCGAGGTGTTGCTGCAGCGCTGGGCGGCCGACGAGGGACGGACCTTCGGGTGACACGGCGACCACTTGCCCGAAGCTCCGCTTGGAGGCGCGAGCAGAGACAAGACGCGCGCGCAGCCAGGCGTCGGCGGAGCGGCGCAGCGTGCCCAGCCCCATGAGCGGCTCAGCGCATTCGGCTTGGATGCGCGCGGCGACTGACGAGAAAGCTGGATGGGCGCGAATGTCGGCTAACACCGCGGCCACATCTGCCACAAGCGTAATCGGCTGCGCCGTCTCCCACCACGCGCAGGTGGCCTCGGGCACGATGGCGAGCAAGGCCGCCAGCCGAGGCACGGCCTGCTCACTCCAATCAAGGACCAGCAAGCTGATGCCCCGTTGCTCAAGCACCTCTTCCGTCTTCCGAACCACGTCATCGCCGATTTCGGCTGTGGCGCCGAGTACCCAAAGATCAACGGAACCGCTCAAAGCATGGCCGCCCAGGATTGCCTTGCCAGCTACCACTTGCAGGCTCGGCGCGCGGTCGTACCGTTTGGCCTCCATCGCAATCCCGAAGCCAGCACTCAGGGCCGAACTCGCATCGCGTCCGAACTGCGCGCCTGATTGCGCCAAGCGGAGCGGTACCCCCGTCAGCGCCTGGAGCGTCGCCTGCATTAAGCCCTCAAAGCCGCGAGGGCCCGTCGCGTCAGTTGCCAGCAGCCAGCGCCGAAGTCGCGCGTGTGGAAGAGCGAGGGGCATGAAGGTTATCGGTGAACAAAACGTGCTCACGCCGCGGATGAGGTGAGAGGGAACGGCGCCGTCGAACCCACCGCGGAGGCGTTGTGTGGCGTCGGTCCCAAAGCGCTAGTTGCGCCGCCCCAATTTATGGCGGGGGACGGGACTGCAACGTATAGGTCGCGAAGGCACCGAGCTGAAGGAAATTCTTACCGAGTCTAGGATCAAGGCAGTCGACGGGGTGAGCGTCACTACAAGCTCTACCGGAAGCAAGGAGACTCCTGTGCTCGCCTGCTCAATGAATGGGTTGGACCCAACTCGTGCCCGGACAAGCGGCCATTATCTAGGATTTACGTGCTGCTCGGCGCTTGCCGGAACACCTATGCGATCTGCTCCAAGCTAAGCGTGCGCATCCAAATCCGTCTTGCAACTCCGTCAGTTAAGGGCGCATAGCGAGCCTCTGCCGTACCGCGATATTCAGAGTGATGCGGCAGCCGGATCCCTGGCGTGAATTTATTGGCAGTGTGCGTACGTTAAGAGCACACCAGCGACTCTTGGCAGAACCATCTTCTTGTTCATCAATAATCGAAAGGCTCTGGCAAGAGCGCAACACCACCTCTATCAGAAGGGGGATCCGGATGCGTTGGCGGGAACGCGACGTCTTACGTAGAGAACTAACAGCAGCGGAGAGAGGCATACGAACCTACACTACCACGTCAGACCGCCTTCACTCTTCCAACGTACACGTTCGACCGCACGTGAAACCCTGCCCACGGCACTCGGTGACGCAGTCGCTCTGGCATGTATGCTGGGTACACTCGAGCGCAGTCACTAAGATTGTGATTCCGCCGTTTACCTGACGAAGCGCGTCGCGATCTAGCCTTCGCAGCGTTTGGTGCGACAGCTTCAGTCTCCGCTCGCTCTTTTCGATCATCATCCATTCTCCAGTGTCTTAGGTTGGCCCTTCCACTTCGCTATTGGCCTCTCTCCGCCAAATCCTAGTTGCATATTCACGCCAAAGCAGAAAGCATACTTCTTGCTCAACGGTGGAATGCTCGGTCGCATATAGCCGATTTATGTGCATGTGAATAAATGAGCGCAGAAGTGACGCCCACGAAACACTAATGCGACTCTGGTGCAACAACTGTCGCAACTGTGAGGCAATCGGAATGAGTTGGGTACGAAATTCGCCAAGCGCAGCTTGCACGTTTTTGCGCGTCTCACAATTTCGATTGGTAAGGCTCCGGCTGACCACAGTACGATATGCCCGATGCTTTCCTTCGAGCGTCCGACGCTGATTGTGAGACATTCCGACGGGCGCCAATAGATCTCGTCGATCATCTACTGTCATAGCGAACGCGTCGAGCATTGTGTCTATCGTGAGCACGCCGGCTAGCGCAGGGTACTCCCCTCCACGCCCAATTGACTGCGCTCGCACAAATTTTACAATGAACTCGCTGTCTACGCAGAAAAGCTGCTCAGCCAATAGCATCGCCTCGGGCCCTCCGTATCGCTCAATCTCCCGCTCGTACGTGTCGATCTGCACGCGCAAGGGATCTCCGTTCTTCACACGTTCTAGACTCCACTGCGATGCCGCGGCAAACAGATCTGCCGCGGACGCGCGCTCTGATCGAGCCAGTCGAATTCGGAGGTGACTGTCTGGATCTGCATATCGCAGAAAGAACCAGCACGATAGTGCGCCTGTTTCATTGAGCGACCGGATGACTCGCTGCTCAAAAGACTCGAGAACGCGCTCAAACCGACCGGCTCCGCAGTAAAGCTTGAGGTACAACCAATCCCCCCCGGGAGGAAGTCGTCGCGCCACTCCGCTTCCGGACTGCTCCTCCGTGGAACGTCTCGACGGAGCGCGCGACCCGGGTATGTCATGCGACACGAACGAAGCAGGAGATGCTGCCTCACCTGAGAAGAGCACCGGTAGGACTATCTCGCTCGCGTAGTGACCGTCTCCAGTCAGCGGCACGTCAGTAGGCCCTTCAGCCAACCACTCCATCAATGTCAGCACGGAGCTTGAACGCAATTCAGTAATGAACAAATGGACACCGGCCTTCGATTCCAAGTCGCAGAGAAGCTCAAGATCTCCGTCAACGATGTTGACGAACCTCGGAATGTTCTGAGTGGTCCGCCAGAGTCGAACGAGCTCGACCAAATTCGAAGAAGCGTACGCACCGGAACCAATCACCTCCTCGTGCCGTACGATCCACCTGGCTCGCGCGAGCACTAGCTGGCCGTGTTGAACGCGCGGCAGCCACGAGCTACTGGCGAAAGCCCCCCAGTCCCAGCGCAGCGTCGACTGAACACCTTGTCGCTGCAAGAGACAAAGCAGTTGATAAACTGGGAGGTTCGTCTCATGCATGAAATTGTGCGCGCAGGACAGGCGCGGTAGTACCTCGCGGTTCAGACGACGAGAGCGAAGGCGAAGCCGCCCGTCCCGAACGTAAAGAACGAGATCGTCGGGGGTCAGTACGCGATCACGCGGGGCCTCCGATCTACCGAGATACTCGATCTCGAACTCGCGAAGGGAGGGCCTCGTCATGACGTTCCCAATGCGGTCCTGAGGCAGATGCACGATCTCGGCCTCGATACACGTCGGGTTGGCGCGCTCTTCCTCGGCCAGTAGATCCCTCACGGACGAATGAAGTTCTCCATCCAGATCACAGAATCTCCCGATCATAGACGCTGCACTTGCGCCGCCACCACCATTCCACACGATCTTCCACTCCGAGTCGTTCACACTAGCGGCGCCCAGCAAACTCACGTTGATAATGAAGCTCGGAGGGAACGCCGACGGATGACTTGTCGCGGCGAGCGCTTCGATTGCTGCTTCGTTCAAGTCTACGACATTGGTTGCGCTCACTTTGGCGTCGAGAATTAGTCGGTGAAGTACGGCGTCTCGTTCCGACAGCGTCCGAGCACGGCGTTGGCTACTATGCGATCCCCCCGCGCCGATGCTCGAAAAATCCAAGCCGACTTCAGGATCCAATGCCTCAAGTAGCGGAACTTCGCGTTGCTCGTATCGCAGTCGAAAGGCATCACGAAACGCCTCAAGCACATTCTCGGAGACACTCAGCCTTCGGAGAAGCGCGGCACCGTCCAGGATCGCCTCAGCAAGCCGATCTGAAAGCGTCAGAGACGCCGAGCGAAAGCTATCAACCTGGAATACTCCGCTTCCAAGATCTCGCTTTGCGAGATCACGTACTCGTTCAGCAAGCACTTCATATGTCGCCGGAGGTCGCACGCCAACACTCGCATCGAACTGCAGAAGCATTTGATGCATCTCGCCAAGTGCGATACACACTTTCGACTTCGGAGCCCGCTCTTGCACCTTCAGACGCAGAGTGCCCAAGCCATCGAAAGTGCAAACGGACGGCTCCAGCTCCGAAACCAAGACTTGCTGCTCAATAAGCTCATCGACAAACGATTCGGCCTCTGACGGATTGTACCCCTGCGCGACAAAATGGCGGACGCATTCGATACGCGAAGCGCCCCGCCCCGCAAGCGAAAGTGCCTCCTGCAACGCATCACTGTCGTCCACGACTATCAAATGGTATTGATAGCGCCTACCGGCTCGCTCTCGCTTCGTAACGTGCAAGGAATCAGCGACTCTTGTCACGCTTGTATTCGGGCGGAGTTTGATTAGAGGCCCAACCTCATTGTCGAGCAGAAGTGTATTTGCGATCTCGACCAGCGCCGCATGATCAAGTCTCGTTCTTCGACGAAGCTGATCGCTGTAGCAATCCTTCAGGCTGCTATCTATTCCAATCGTGCCTAGCGAACACGCGGCAAATAGACCGAATGGAGTGGCTCGCGATCCCATCCGAACTCGATACTTCTGAAGCGTTAATGCGAGCGAATGAGCCGTTGACTGCTCTGCATTTAGCTCAATCACTGAGGCTCTCTCATGTAATGACGGCGAAGCCAGATATATTGCCTCGGACTCAAGGCTCGTGAGAGATTCTGGCGTCATCGCGAATGGCGCGTCTTCTCGCGGCCTGAATGATGGGGCTGCCTCGTTGACGTTCTCAGTATGCCGCCAATAGTCATAGCGTCGGAGCGCTTCAAGCGGGAGAAGGGGCGCGCGCATGACGAAAAAGCCGGCGTGACGTATCAGTTGCCGGGAACCATCGCGATCTGCACCTATGTTCATTTTCGAGCTATTCACTTTTGCGCTCCGGCGGTGATGACATAAGCAGCACGCGATCCCAAGCAGGATCTCTTTGACTTACCGCAGCTTCCAATGCAAGTGCCACACCCGCAGCGCCTTCGAGAAATCCGGGCGATGCTACTAGACCAGATTCGGCCTTAAGACTGAAGAACCCACCAATGCCTCCGTGCCGCACCCGCATTGCGAGGGCGTGCTCAAGCCACTTCAGTGAGGCGGATCGGCCAGCAATAAATTGCGGCTCAAAGGACGCGGCGCGATTGAACAGATGCGCAACTCCCGTTGCACCATGACAGAGACCCGCATCCCTCACCCCTGATATGGACGTTGGCGTACTCGCACTCCGATTGGCCATCTCGATTGCAGTAGATCGAATGTCCTCTCGTCCAATCGCCTTTGCCACTCTCAGAAGTGCGGTCGACACGCCGGGCGAGCCGTAGCACCACGCCATTCGCGAGAGGCGCGGAGCTTCCGTCTCACTGATGATGTACGGCATCTCAACGACGCCGGCGATTTCGCACATTCGGAGCAGACTCAGTGTGGCCTCGGCGAGCAAGGTGGTAGTTCCCCGCCTGATTACGCCAGACTCTTTCGCAGATGCGAGGAATGCTAGAATCCCCGGAATTCCATGGGCTACCCCTACATCGTACAGCCCCCGCGGATTTAGCGCTCTCGAGTCCAGTGCGAGGTGTCCAACTGGCGTGCGCCACGTAACGCACTCGCCAGACTTCTCAGCGCGGTCCTCTAAACACTTAACGACGCATGCAACGACATCGCGAGCGCGGCCCGCCACGCCTCTCTCGAGACCGTAAACTCCGAGACCGACTAGTCCGGAAATGAGGTCGTAGCGCAACTCGTCCGCGCGATCCGCTAGCACCTGAACAACGAGATCGTCGAGCTCGGCAAGATCAATATTGAGACCAAGTGAGGGAAATTCGTTCTGGAGATGTGCGAACGTCCAGCCGACGCCAATGCAGCCCCCGAACAGATTGAACTCACTTTCTTGTTCGGCAAGTGCATCGAGCAGACGGTCCGCAAGAACGTAAACTCGCTCCCGGCAATCTTCTCGTCGCTCCGATAGGTACGCGTAAAGAACCAAGAAGCCAGCTAGCCCTCGACCTACTGAAACATCAGCTACTCTGTCCACGGCGACTCCAGCCGGTGGACTAATGAGCTTCCAAATGTCATCTGCAATTCGATCAACGGCTTGCTGCGCTTCGTCTCGCCGCGCCAGAGGGGCGCTCTCTATAGATCTAGCCATTGGATCC includes:
- a CDS encoding lantibiotic dehydratase — translated: MRAPLLPLEALRRYDYWRHTENVNEAAPSFRPREDAPFAMTPESLTSLESEAIYLASPSLHERASVIELNAEQSTAHSLALTLQKYRVRMGSRATPFGLFAACSLGTIGIDSSLKDCYSDQLRRRTRLDHAALVEIANTLLLDNEVGPLIKLRPNTSVTRVADSLHVTKRERAGRRYQYHLIVVDDSDALQEALSLAGRGASRIECVRHFVAQGYNPSEAESFVDELIEQQVLVSELEPSVCTFDGLGTLRLKVQERAPKSKVCIALGEMHQMLLQFDASVGVRPPATYEVLAERVRDLAKRDLGSGVFQVDSFRSASLTLSDRLAEAILDGAALLRRLSVSENVLEAFRDAFRLRYEQREVPLLEALDPEVGLDFSSIGAGGSHSSQRRARTLSERDAVLHRLILDAKVSATNVVDLNEAAIEALAATSHPSAFPPSFIINVSLLGAASVNDSEWKIVWNGGGGASAASMIGRFCDLDGELHSSVRDLLAEEERANPTCIEAEIVHLPQDRIGNVMTRPSLREFEIEYLGRSEAPRDRVLTPDDLVLYVRDGRLRLRSRRLNREVLPRLSCAHNFMHETNLPVYQLLCLLQRQGVQSTLRWDWGAFASSSWLPRVQHGQLVLARARWIVRHEEVIGSGAYASSNLVELVRLWRTTQNIPRFVNIVDGDLELLCDLESKAGVHLFITELRSSSVLTLMEWLAEGPTDVPLTGDGHYASEIVLPVLFSGEAASPASFVSHDIPGSRAPSRRSTEEQSGSGVARRLPPGGDWLYLKLYCGAGRFERVLESFEQRVIRSLNETGALSCWFFLRYADPDSHLRIRLARSERASAADLFAAASQWSLERVKNGDPLRVQIDTYEREIERYGGPEAMLLAEQLFCVDSEFIVKFVRAQSIGRGGEYPALAGVLTIDTMLDAFAMTVDDRRDLLAPVGMSHNQRRTLEGKHRAYRTVVSRSLTNRNCETRKNVQAALGEFRTQLIPIASQLRQLLHQSRISVSWASLLRSFIHMHINRLYATEHSTVEQEVCFLLWREYATRIWRREANSEVEGPT
- a CDS encoding lanthionine synthetase C family protein, which codes for MVLYAYLSERREDCRERVYVLADRLLDALAEQESEFNLFGGCIGVGWTFAHLQNEFPSLGLNIDLAELDDLVVQVLADRADELRYDLISGLVGLGVYGLERGVAGRARDVVACVVKCLEDRAEKSGECVTWRTPVGHLALDSRALNPRGLYDVGVAHGIPGILAFLASAKESGVIRRGTTTLLAEATLSLLRMCEIAGVVEMPYIISETEAPRLSRMAWCYGSPGVSTALLRVAKAIGREDIRSTAIEMANRSASTPTSISGVRDAGLCHGATGVAHLFNRAASFEPQFIAGRSASLKWLEHALAMRVRHGGIGGFFSLKAESGLVASPGFLEGAAGVALALEAAVSQRDPAWDRVLLMSSPPERKSE